A part of Limihaloglobus sulfuriphilus genomic DNA contains:
- a CDS encoding DUF7305 domain-containing protein, translating into MKNEPKKFNKKRLKGIIMPFVVLVMVIMLVLGAAMLRAALSGRMIANIYTARAVATMAADSALDLAMEMSYHIRDTGNTSLLEDDEGTTAGLFDNYRPSWGEPSVAAAGITGFWPTANAAWLGLGDTNPFPSLEGVQGWTYSSNTFTLRNSSKPASYSFQLKTDKHFRQFELAASGSCGSETKDIHALLVLRGPWFGIGTKNGFILHVDTSLGTVPSTARLIMATNSIVKKSVVLKNGVVVPGDIVVGPGANPDEVVSLASGAGVTGTISSNYEKIEFPNVDVPLLPWRAWPAPDPSTGKITITESGTYPGYSTGNSEEIVVEGNVTMVMADTLRLKNSSTFAVGTDSALRLYLKSALIVDNSATILNENFDVNGTAESIRLAASSLKILGGPSCDYIELKNSGDMVGSIYAPDALLLLHNQADFYGALLGGLMVDIRNSGTFYYVDGLYEPDDESFAGLKLKPGTWWER; encoded by the coding sequence ATGAAAAATGAACCGAAAAAATTTAATAAAAAACGGCTTAAGGGCATAATAATGCCCTTTGTGGTGCTCGTTATGGTAATTATGCTGGTGCTCGGCGCGGCTATGCTCCGCGCAGCACTGAGCGGCCGCATGATAGCCAATATCTATACCGCCCGTGCCGTGGCGACGATGGCGGCGGACTCTGCGCTGGATCTGGCGATGGAGATGTCGTACCATATCAGAGATACAGGAAATACGAGCCTTCTCGAGGATGATGAGGGCACGACCGCGGGTCTTTTTGACAACTACCGCCCGAGCTGGGGCGAGCCGTCTGTCGCTGCCGCGGGCATAACCGGTTTTTGGCCCACGGCGAACGCGGCATGGCTGGGGCTGGGCGACACTAACCCGTTCCCGAGCCTGGAAGGTGTGCAGGGCTGGACGTACAGCTCCAACACGTTCACGCTGCGAAACAGCAGCAAGCCCGCCTCGTACAGCTTTCAGCTCAAGACGGATAAGCACTTCAGGCAGTTTGAGCTGGCGGCCTCGGGCAGCTGCGGCAGCGAGACAAAGGATATCCACGCCCTGCTGGTGCTTCGCGGGCCGTGGTTCGGTATCGGTACAAAAAACGGGTTCATACTCCACGTTGATACGAGTCTGGGAACAGTGCCTTCTACCGCGAGACTGATAATGGCGACGAATTCGATTGTTAAAAAAAGCGTAGTATTGAAAAACGGCGTGGTTGTACCCGGCGATATCGTGGTCGGCCCCGGAGCAAACCCCGATGAGGTTGTATCTTTAGCCAGCGGCGCCGGCGTAACAGGCACGATCAGCTCCAACTATGAGAAGATAGAGTTTCCCAACGTCGATGTGCCGCTGCTTCCCTGGCGTGCATGGCCGGCGCCGGATCCGAGCACGGGCAAGATAACCATAACAGAGAGCGGAACTTATCCGGGCTATTCAACCGGCAACAGTGAAGAGATTGTCGTAGAGGGTAATGTTACCATGGTGATGGCGGACACTCTGAGGCTGAAAAACAGCTCAACCTTCGCCGTTGGAACGGATTCTGCGCTGCGACTGTATCTCAAGTCAGCGCTGATAGTTGACAACAGCGCGACGATATTAAACGAAAACTTTGATGTAAACGGAACTGCTGAATCGATACGTTTGGCCGCCAGTTCTTTAAAGATATTAGGCGGGCCAAGCTGCGATTATATAGAGCTGAAGAACAGCGGCGATATGGTCGGCTCGATTTATGCCCCTGATGCGCTGCTTCTTCTGCATAACCAGGCTGATTTTTACGGTGCCCTGCTTGGCGGGCTGATGGTGGATATCAGGAACTCCGGCACTTTCTACTATGTTGACGGTCTGTATGAGCCGGACGATGAATCATTCGCCGGCTTGAAGCTCAAACCCGGAACGTGGTGGGAACGGTGA